From Methanobacterium congolense, one genomic window encodes:
- a CDS encoding DUF169 domain-containing protein, with protein sequence MDSDGLGQKLNDLLKLENEPVAIKWSVKEPKNVEKEEGKSRFCNKLVKAMHGESFYATLEEEECMGGARYSGLKDMREFPANVQSGAFMVPKGLYKNIPAVQRSRQNETYINPGIFNAILFSPLKKAEFEPDVIFILCNAQQGMEILHANAYDSGKHGLGADAVPVCSSMAATPYMTGKVTYGFGDVASRQSMDISPEEIMVSIPANDLPRIISNLREMRTKMFFKEE encoded by the coding sequence ATGGATAGTGATGGGTTAGGACAGAAATTAAATGATCTTCTAAAATTGGAAAATGAACCAGTAGCAATAAAATGGTCTGTGAAAGAGCCAAAAAACGTTGAAAAGGAAGAAGGAAAATCAAGATTCTGTAATAAGCTTGTAAAGGCCATGCATGGTGAAAGTTTCTATGCAACTCTGGAAGAGGAGGAATGTATGGGTGGTGCAAGGTATTCTGGACTTAAGGATATGAGGGAATTCCCTGCAAATGTACAAAGCGGTGCTTTCATGGTTCCAAAGGGTTTATACAAAAACATTCCTGCAGTGCAGCGTTCAAGGCAAAATGAAACCTACATAAACCCTGGAATTTTCAATGCAATCCTTTTCTCTCCTTTAAAAAAGGCAGAATTTGAACCAGATGTGATATTCATACTCTGTAATGCCCAACAGGGAATGGAAATACTTCATGCAAATGCATATGATTCAGGAAAACATGGGCTGGGCGCTGATGCAGTTCCTGTATGCAGTTCAATGGCTGCAACTCCCTATATGACTGGAAAAGTCACTTATGGATTTGGGGATGTGGCATCAAGGCAGAGTATGGATATCAGTCCAGAAGAGATTATGGTAAGTATTCCTGCAAATGATTTGCCCCGTATAATTTCTAATTTGAGGGAGATGCGAACTAAAATGTTCTTTAAGGAAGAATAA
- a CDS encoding TetR/AcrR family transcriptional regulator, protein MSLAKWKEREREQRQNDIIDAARKLFAAKDFDEVSMNEIAEEVGLGKSTLYLYFKNKESLYFAVVLRGTRIWAEMVKKEVKKGNTGLEKLILYGNANRRFSNEYPDYFRLLYSPTSIKKQFDMDKMTSSGEFQEVRELFKEIMFIGIDSIEKGRDEGEIRSDVDPTEAAILLSVIYNGKVNMGDWAKELLESRGIDEQKFGKDVGDFFLHMLRK, encoded by the coding sequence ATGTCACTTGCAAAATGGAAGGAAAGAGAAAGAGAACAGCGTCAAAATGATATCATCGATGCTGCTAGGAAATTATTCGCAGCTAAAGACTTTGATGAAGTTTCAATGAATGAAATAGCAGAGGAGGTTGGTCTTGGCAAAAGTACACTTTACCTTTATTTTAAAAATAAAGAATCATTGTACTTCGCCGTGGTCTTACGTGGTACTCGAATTTGGGCTGAAATGGTTAAAAAAGAGGTTAAAAAAGGAAATACTGGTCTAGAAAAGTTAATATTGTATGGAAATGCAAATAGGAGATTTTCTAATGAATATCCAGATTATTTCAGGCTGCTCTACTCACCCACATCCATAAAAAAACAATTTGATATGGATAAAATGACGAGCAGTGGAGAGTTCCAGGAAGTAAGGGAGTTATTCAAAGAAATAATGTTCATAGGAATAGATTCCATAGAAAAAGGTAGAGATGAGGGTGAAATCCGGTCAGATGTGGATCCTACAGAAGCAGCCATCCTCCTATCAGTGATATACAATGGTAAGGTGAACATGGGGGACTGGGCTAAAGAGCTACTGGAAAGCCGGGGAATTGATGAACAGAAATTTGGCAAGGATGTAGGAGATTTTTTCCTCCATATGTTAAGGAAATAG
- the hcp gene encoding hydroxylamine reductase, with amino-acid sequence MVEKLDMFCYQCSQTAGETGCTVRGVCGKEPTVARLQDNLLFAIKGISAYLYHARELGYTDPEVDAFLERGFYSTLTNVNFDAAEFVNLALEAGAMNIKTMNLLKKAHIETYGEPVPTEVKVGSVKGPGIIATGHSMKALAELLKQTEGTGVNVYTHSELLPAHGYPGLHKYEHLVGQIGGPWFDQKKTFSKYSAAILGTSNCVLLPLDDYKDRIFTSGVAQLPGVQHIEDYDFTPVIEKAKSLPELEDEPRDTVLTTGFGLSTVLSLAGKIKELVEAGKIRHFFVVGGCDSPKPQAKYYTEFVEKLPQDTVVLTLACGKYRFNDMDLGDIEGVPRLIDLGQCNDAGVGIEIVAALSDLFGMEINDLPLTFVLSWMEQKAAAILWSLLYLGIKDMYIGPIIPGWVNEDILNVLVENYNLTPIGNPEEDIKKMLG; translated from the coding sequence ATGGTTGAAAAATTGGACATGTTCTGTTATCAGTGTTCTCAAACTGCTGGGGAGACTGGTTGTACTGTTAGGGGTGTTTGTGGTAAGGAGCCTACGGTTGCAAGGCTTCAGGATAATCTACTTTTTGCAATCAAGGGTATTTCTGCCTATTTGTACCATGCTAGGGAACTGGGATACACAGATCCTGAGGTTGATGCGTTTCTTGAGAGGGGGTTCTACTCAACACTCACCAACGTGAACTTCGATGCTGCGGAGTTTGTTAATCTGGCGCTTGAAGCAGGTGCGATGAACATAAAAACCATGAATCTTCTGAAGAAGGCACATATAGAAACCTACGGCGAACCGGTACCTACTGAGGTTAAGGTTGGCTCTGTTAAGGGACCAGGGATCATAGCAACTGGACACAGTATGAAGGCTCTGGCTGAGCTTCTTAAGCAGACTGAGGGTACTGGTGTGAATGTTTACACCCATTCTGAGCTTCTCCCAGCCCATGGGTACCCGGGTTTACATAAGTATGAACACTTGGTGGGTCAGATCGGAGGGCCCTGGTTCGACCAGAAAAAAACCTTCAGTAAATACTCCGCTGCAATACTTGGAACATCTAACTGTGTTCTTTTACCTTTGGATGATTACAAGGACAGGATTTTCACCTCTGGTGTTGCTCAATTGCCTGGTGTTCAGCACATCGAGGACTATGACTTCACACCGGTGATTGAGAAGGCAAAATCTTTACCTGAACTTGAGGATGAACCTAGGGATACTGTTCTAACAACAGGTTTCGGATTGTCCACTGTTCTATCGCTGGCTGGTAAGATCAAGGAGCTTGTTGAGGCTGGTAAGATCAGACACTTCTTCGTTGTGGGGGGATGTGACTCTCCTAAGCCTCAAGCTAAGTACTACACAGAATTCGTTGAAAAACTGCCTCAAGACACTGTTGTACTCACCCTGGCCTGTGGAAAGTACAGGTTCAACGATATGGATCTTGGTGATATTGAGGGTGTGCCTCGTTTGATCGATCTGGGTCAGTGTAACGATGCTGGTGTCGGTATCGAGATCGTTGCAGCATTATCCGACCTCTTCGGCATGGAAATAAATGATCTGCCCCTGACATTCGTTCTGAGCTGGATGGAGCAGAAGGCAGCAGCCATACTCTGGAGCCTCCTCTACCTGGGCATCAAGGACATGTACATCGGACCAATAATACCAGGGTGGGTTAACGAAGACATACTCAACGTACTCGTTGAAAACTACAACCTCACACCAATAGGAAACCCAGAAGAAGACATCAAAAAAATGTTGGGTTAA
- the rd gene encoding rubredoxin has protein sequence MKRYVCLVCDYIYDPEEGDPVGGIEPGTSFEDLPDEWLCPICGVGKDQFEEV, from the coding sequence ATGAAGAGATATGTTTGTTTGGTTTGTGATTATATTTACGACCCTGAAGAAGGCGATCCTGTTGGTGGTATTGAACCCGGGACATCCTTTGAGGATCTGCCAGATGAATGGCTCTGTCCTATCTGTGGGGTTGGAAAAGACCAATTTGAAGAAGTTTAA
- a CDS encoding cupin domain-containing protein encodes MKVVEVSHVESSPNPHGVDARKLYDTENAVAVHMTIKPGESLKKHVTPVDVFFYVLEGEGVVEIGDEKETVKKDSLIDSPAKIPHTWYNEGDADLRILIVKVPRPQKSTRVI; translated from the coding sequence ATGAAAGTAGTTGAAGTATCACATGTTGAATCCTCTCCAAATCCACATGGAGTGGATGCACGTAAACTGTACGATACAGAAAATGCAGTGGCAGTGCACATGACCATAAAGCCAGGTGAATCTCTAAAAAAGCATGTAACTCCTGTAGATGTGTTCTTCTATGTTCTTGAGGGTGAGGGTGTAGTTGAAATTGGAGATGAAAAGGAAACAGTCAAAAAAGATTCTCTCATTGACAGTCCTGCTAAGATACCCCATACATGGTACAACGAAGGGGACGCAGACCTTCGAATATTGATAGTGAAGGTTCCAAGACCCCAAAAATCTACAAGGGTCATATAA
- the mtrA gene encoding tetrahydromethanopterin S-methyltransferase subunit A, which yields MVDKKAAAEGWPKIVGDYVVGDKESPVAVITLGSHMGDSLIEAGAGITGSLHTENLGIEKVVSNVISNPNIRFLVVCGAEVQGHITGQTIKSLYENGFDEKKRIVGSIGAIPYLDNLTEEAIERFRKQVQLIDLVDVEDYETIHSKIKECIINDVGAYEEETDIIPIPKQKDPNLATENA from the coding sequence ATGGTAGATAAAAAAGCAGCTGCTGAAGGATGGCCAAAAATAGTCGGGGATTACGTTGTAGGAGATAAAGAAAGCCCAGTAGCAGTAATCACCCTTGGATCTCATATGGGAGATAGTCTCATTGAAGCTGGAGCCGGCATAACTGGTTCTCTACACACTGAAAACCTGGGTATTGAAAAAGTCGTTTCTAATGTTATTTCCAATCCTAACATAAGATTTCTGGTAGTTTGCGGTGCAGAGGTCCAGGGACACATCACAGGACAGACCATAAAATCCCTATATGAAAATGGTTTTGATGAAAAGAAGAGAATAGTGGGTTCCATTGGTGCAATACCCTACCTTGATAACCTCACTGAAGAGGCCATTGAAAGGTTCAGAAAACAGGTTCAACTAATAGACCTAGTGGACGTAGAAGACTATGAAACCATTCATTCCAAAATTAAGGAGTGTATAATCAATGATGTAGGAGCATACGAGGAAGAAACAGATATCATCCCAATACCAAAACAGAAAGATCCAAACCTAGCAACGGAAAATGCCTAA
- a CDS encoding TetR/AcrR family transcriptional regulator: protein MATSRKQREREQRRNEIINAAEKFFFARGYDNVTMDEIADEAEVNKGLLYYYFKNKEALFFAVDLRGVQILHGMYVKCSNLDVDGYTKIKSMIQSLFEFAKDYPDYFRIYRYAGTERFQMSDNEDAKEILDMTTGIWRLMVEAILQGMKDGTIRKDVDPVEMSIYLNVMTMSALNIDIVYKVILEGRGIHQDKFWNDLQRFLDPAITHCSDMKCAEDSCSPKKC, encoded by the coding sequence ATGGCTACTTCCAGAAAACAGAGAGAGAGGGAACAGAGGCGTAATGAAATCATAAATGCTGCAGAAAAGTTTTTCTTTGCAAGAGGTTATGATAACGTTACAATGGATGAAATAGCAGATGAAGCAGAGGTTAACAAAGGGTTACTCTACTATTATTTCAAGAATAAAGAGGCACTATTCTTTGCTGTTGATCTTCGCGGAGTTCAGATATTACATGGGATGTATGTAAAATGTTCCAATCTTGATGTGGATGGTTACACTAAAATAAAATCCATGATTCAAAGTCTTTTTGAATTTGCCAAGGATTATCCGGATTACTTCCGTATTTACCGTTATGCAGGTACTGAAAGGTTCCAGATGAGTGATAACGAAGATGCAAAAGAGATTTTAGATATGACAACTGGAATATGGAGACTCATGGTTGAAGCCATACTTCAGGGCATGAAAGATGGAACCATCAGAAAAGACGTGGACCCTGTAGAGATGTCCATTTACCTCAACGTTATGACCATGAGCGCCTTAAATATTGACATAGTTTATAAAGTCATACTGGAAGGTAGGGGCATACATCAAGATAAATTCTGGAATGACTTGCAACGTTTTTTAGATCCTGCAATCACGCACTGTTCTGATATGAAATGTGCAGAAGACAGCTGCAGTCCTAAAAAATGTTAA
- a CDS encoding 4Fe-4S binding protein, with product MKNGKIRTRTYILISLMLLLPLLAALYSPFLMVEGVKSGIITLSFLVFAVWLILSLFMGRSVSCGYTCPYGALQEILGGYTNKKPRSQRANKIRYPFAVLFIIIVSYSILKIGGLKGFDLLAPNGNPKLVILIPLFILTTGILSIIFGSRAFCKYICPQGVFLTIGTELGRKIKIPSLLLETNHNCSNCELCNKSCPMGLDVNYMVKNDTMDDLNCILCGECIKNCPKNVINYSFNIKD from the coding sequence ATGAAAAATGGTAAAATTCGGACAAGAACGTATATTTTAATATCACTGATGTTACTTCTGCCCTTGTTGGCTGCTCTGTATTCACCCTTTCTAATGGTGGAAGGAGTAAAAAGTGGAATAATTACATTGAGTTTTCTTGTTTTTGCAGTATGGTTAATTCTATCATTATTCATGGGCAGATCAGTATCATGTGGTTACACATGTCCCTATGGAGCATTACAAGAAATTTTAGGTGGATATACAAATAAAAAGCCCAGATCTCAAAGGGCAAATAAAATAAGATATCCCTTTGCCGTGCTATTCATAATAATAGTTTCATATTCGATTTTAAAGATTGGAGGCTTGAAAGGATTTGATTTACTTGCCCCTAATGGCAATCCTAAATTAGTTATTTTAATACCCTTATTCATCCTAACAACAGGTATTTTATCCATAATCTTTGGAAGCAGAGCATTCTGTAAATATATCTGTCCACAAGGAGTTTTCCTAACAATAGGGACTGAATTAGGTAGAAAAATTAAGATACCATCTCTGCTTTTAGAAACAAATCACAACTGCTCAAATTGTGAATTATGTAATAAATCATGTCCTATGGGATTGGACGTGAATTATATGGTTAAAAATGACACAATGGATGATTTAAATTGTATACTATGTGGTGAATGCATAAAAAATTGTCCTAAAAACGTTATTAACTATTCCTTCAATATTAAGGATTGA
- a CDS encoding TrmB family transcriptional regulator — protein sequence MGLTDYESKAYLSLASFISATALEVSETSGVPLSKVYEVLRSLAKKGFIEIQRGKPLKYAIVPPQDVFGKSRARIKEELEEAESEIKTIYDNQIPKSPPHIWLIYGTDKIITKELEIIGCAKDTLHIATGFMFHDEVENLTEHLSKALKKGVQTRIITAPCCITDGEEVEISENLKKLDCEVKTFQIPFIKVIIRDKKEMMLIFCRFKDGILISQTAIGVWNQYTEFVENIADLYNLVWTMNLPTKLQL from the coding sequence ATGGGACTTACGGATTATGAATCTAAAGCGTACTTATCATTGGCTTCCTTTATTTCAGCCACAGCTTTGGAAGTCAGTGAGACTTCAGGGGTGCCCCTATCGAAGGTGTATGAGGTTCTCAGAAGCCTTGCAAAAAAGGGATTCATTGAAATACAAAGGGGTAAGCCTTTAAAATATGCGATAGTACCACCGCAAGATGTTTTTGGAAAATCAAGGGCAAGAATTAAAGAGGAACTTGAAGAAGCTGAATCAGAAATTAAAACCATTTATGACAACCAGATACCAAAATCACCACCACATATATGGCTGATTTATGGTACAGATAAAATTATAACCAAAGAACTGGAAATAATCGGCTGTGCTAAGGATACACTGCACATTGCAACGGGATTCATGTTTCATGATGAAGTTGAAAACCTGACGGAACACCTCAGTAAAGCCTTAAAAAAAGGCGTTCAAACCAGAATAATCACAGCACCCTGCTGTATCACAGATGGAGAAGAAGTGGAAATATCTGAAAATCTTAAAAAATTGGATTGTGAGGTTAAAACCTTTCAGATCCCCTTCATAAAAGTCATAATAAGGGATAAAAAGGAGATGATGTTGATCTTCTGCAGATTTAAGGACGGAATCTTAATATCACAAACTGCAATAGGAGTATGGAATCAATACACAGAATTTGTAGAGAACATAGCCGATCTATACAATCTGGTATGGACTATGAACCTACCAACTAAACTTCAATTATAG
- a CDS encoding GNAT family N-acetyltransferase, translating to MIREADEKDLKGILKIYNDAILNTTAVYKYKIQTLEERKQWYEKKKQDGYPVLVFEENNRVVGFATFGPFRESPAYKYTVEHSVYVHKDYRNQGIATKLMENIIKIANEREYATIVAGIDASNESSIKMHERIGFKHSGTVTKAGFKFGKWPDLAFYQLNLTGPKIPSEE from the coding sequence ATGATAAGAGAAGCAGATGAAAAAGATTTAAAAGGTATTTTAAAAATTTATAATGATGCTATATTGAACACAACAGCGGTTTATAAGTATAAGATTCAGACTCTTGAGGAGAGAAAACAATGGTATGAAAAAAAGAAGCAAGATGGATATCCAGTGTTAGTATTTGAAGAAAATAATAGAGTTGTTGGATTTGCTACATTTGGCCCTTTTAGAGAATCGCCAGCATATAAATATACAGTAGAGCATTCTGTATATGTTCATAAGGATTATAGAAATCAGGGGATTGCAACAAAACTAATGGAAAATATAATAAAAATTGCCAATGAGCGAGAATATGCAACAATTGTTGCTGGAATTGATGCATCAAATGAAAGTAGTATAAAAATGCATGAGAGAATAGGATTCAAGCATTCAGGTACAGTAACAAAGGCAGGCTTTAAATTTGGTAAATGGCCGGACCTTGCTTTTTATCAATTGAATTTAACAGGCCCTAAAATACCTTCAGAGGAATAA
- a CDS encoding DUF11 domain-containing protein, with product MLVLMVFIGLCVVLTASSVSATSTVYVNATGGNDANTGTIDSPYQTLYQGINNVDENGTVTIADGTYTGTGNTNITINKNVNITGQSQNGTIINGTDINWIFIITSGVNVTIRNLTFTNGIAFNGGAILNHGILSISDCTFTENTATNWGGAIFGESFNTMSLTDCTFNKNTALHGGGAIAYLSICNVTNCTFMYNSVKGDDSWCGGAIGAYAGSNSTVTGCTFVGNSVDPISSSFGGGAIYVYDATLKANFNRFYNNSGRLGDAFAFNTDSNVLINAENNWWGSNVDPTTVRNLIYGPVDANPWVILTVNATPSIINNGATSAITADFNHINGGGDLVGGHIPDGTPVTYSSTLGNCNPVTATTVNGIATTLFTPNHIGIGNLNATSDNQTVIKELTVNPASYLYLNVTSSKINPTVGETFILTYKLSNSGPDNATNVTMSFQIPAGLEFVNATVDNGTVTYNSTTRTITWTLFNVEVGDPYLYLTVKALGSGSYSITPTITSETFNGNTDPLMPFSISVQAQNNSNSNTVNAASTTKTIPMQTTGMPIAGLVLAILAVLGGTLVPRKK from the coding sequence ATGTTGGTTTTAATGGTTTTTATTGGCCTTTGTGTTGTTTTAACAGCCTCAAGTGTTAGTGCAACTTCAACTGTTTATGTTAATGCAACAGGTGGAAACGATGCCAACACTGGAACAATTGACAGCCCTTACCAGACACTATACCAAGGAATAAATAATGTGGATGAAAACGGAACAGTAACAATCGCAGACGGAACTTACACTGGAACAGGAAATACAAACATCACAATCAACAAAAACGTAAACATCACAGGGCAAAGCCAGAACGGGACCATAATCAATGGAACAGATATTAACTGGATATTCATTATCACGTCTGGTGTGAATGTCACCATCCGGAATCTGACATTTACCAACGGAATCGCATTTAATGGTGGTGCTATCTTAAACCATGGGATATTATCCATTTCTGACTGCACATTCACCGAGAACACTGCAACTAATTGGGGTGGTGCTATATTCGGCGAATCGTTTAATACAATGTCTTTGACAGACTGTACATTCAATAAAAACACTGCATTACACGGTGGTGGTGCTATTGCATATCTAAGTATCTGCAATGTAACTAACTGTACATTCATGTATAACTCTGTAAAGGGTGATGACTCCTGGTGCGGTGGTGCTATCGGTGCATATGCCGGTAGTAATTCTACTGTTACTGGGTGTACCTTTGTTGGAAACTCTGTAGATCCAATTTCTAGTAGTTTTGGTGGTGGTGCCATCTACGTTTATGATGCCACTTTAAAAGCTAATTTTAACAGGTTCTACAATAATTCCGGCAGATTAGGTGATGCTTTTGCATTTAATACGGATTCGAACGTTTTAATAAACGCAGAGAATAACTGGTGGGGTTCTAATGTTGATCCAACAACTGTTCGCAACCTCATATATGGTCCTGTGGATGCTAACCCTTGGGTTATTTTAACTGTAAATGCAACCCCCAGCATCATCAACAACGGTGCAACATCAGCCATTACCGCTGATTTTAACCATATCAATGGTGGTGGTGATCTAGTTGGAGGACACATACCTGATGGAACGCCTGTAACCTACAGTAGTACCCTGGGAAATTGCAATCCTGTAACCGCTACAACTGTTAATGGTATTGCCACAACCCTATTCACTCCAAACCACATAGGAATTGGTAATCTAAATGCAACTAGCGATAATCAAACAGTTATAAAAGAGTTAACAGTGAATCCAGCATCATACCTGTACCTGAACGTTACAAGTTCAAAGATTAACCCAACTGTTGGTGAAACATTCATTTTAACCTACAAACTCAGTAACAGTGGACCGGACAATGCAACTAATGTTACAATGTCTTTCCAGATACCAGCTGGTCTGGAATTTGTAAATGCAACTGTTGATAACGGAACAGTTACCTACAACTCCACAACCCGAACAATAACCTGGACCTTATTTAATGTAGAAGTAGGAGATCCCTACCTGTACCTCACAGTCAAAGCATTAGGAAGTGGAAGCTACTCTATTACTCCAACGATAACTTCAGAGACATTCAATGGGAATACAGATCCATTAATGCCTTTCAGTATTAGTGTACAAGCACAGAACAACTCTAATAGTAACACAGTGAACGCTGCATCAACAACAAAAACCATACCAATGCAAACCACGGGTATGCCAATAGCAGGACTCGTACTGGCTATTCTCGCTGTACTTGGAGGAACATTAGTACCAAGGAAAAAATAA